A region of the Melitaea cinxia chromosome 1, ilMelCinx1.1, whole genome shotgun sequence genome:
atgatgatataaaaacaatacaaatatataataatatataatttatattactggtcataattatgaaaaaaatactcCTGTTGTATTTATGCCATACAAATGTACTGAAATTTAAGTTTACTTACTTTATAATAAGGagaatttgtaaattttgtttaaaatcagTTATTTTTCATAAGGAACCAATGTAATTATTTCGAATTAtttatgcatttttatttatcataaattaaatatcgtaaaaatacaCACTGAACATTTCTTCTCTTCTTCTTCTGACCTTGTTAAAGTTAGTTACACTTCATAGATCAATTCTAGAGCCAGCTTTATTACCAAACATGGGCTTACCTGGAATTTTCTAAAGGTGgagcattaaaaatgtaaaactcTTATAAGTATTTCTAATACCagaaaattagaaattttttttattagattttctttttaatttcaccACTGACACTGGGATGGGGCGAATGccatttttttacatacaatacaaacatttttttttaatcagtcaCCTTGACTGCGTTCTACAACAAAAActgaatgaatttaaataaattaggttTGAAATACAATAAGAACAATTTATACTACAAGTATTTTGccctaaaaaaatatacttcgtTGTATTTCATGTGCGTGTATAAACTTGATTTCTGTCTTTAATTTGTTAGATTAGAAACACTACATACATTCGAGTATTACTTCAAGTCATTCAAGAATTATCCAAAATAACATGAAAACCaaaacataacatacataaaagtaCACAAACCTTCAAACCTTTGGCTCATTTTAAGTTAGAATGGTAATCATGGATGAAGTCACGGGTgtgacttatttaaaatatttatacttacagACTTTTCATGCTAAATAACTAAattcaaatttgaaatttaccGCGCTTTATAAGAATAAGCCTGTCAAGGTTGAATTGAAAAATATGctttttttagcttttaaaaatatatatataaataatcaaattgtTTGACTACCATAATGTAAGTGATAAATTTATCAGTAGCAATTGTAATTGTGGCTTACTTTTAAACGGTAATTTTTAACTGTCATGCTCAGATTAatagtttgtttattaatctaagCTGTCATGTTTCAATGCAAAAGTTGCAAATTGCAAAACTGTCAATTGTTAGTTGATTGTTAGCTAAAAatgctaaaattaaaatattttctaataattttaatttgtgataaattgtttatttgattaaatatgAGTAACCACGAAGAAACAGTAAAATCCGCACTTTACATGTGCTTAAAAGTCATAAAAATGTACGAATGGTTGTTGAACCTCTATGTTTTGGTAATTACTACTAAATGTTATGAATCTACAAATGCTTTGAATtactcatttatatataaatgaccTAATATTCGATTCTAGGATTTCTTTGTCGATAATCATTGGGCGAAACTACCAACAACCTGGCAGCAATGTTTTAGAGAAATGGATCCAAAAGACTTGGGTGACATTATTTCTggaaaaacgaataaaaatgtattgcCTCTTTCTTTCTTAGCGTTGTTAAAAGCAGTTAGTAGTTTAAGCATACCACGAAAAGGTTCTTACACGAGTATAACGAATGATAATCTGAAAGGCACTATAAGTCACgcaaaattgaataatttgtatttgaaacatgtaaaattaaaaaaaaggcatGAAATTAGTTTAATGTCTGATTTTGTATATAGTACTGCTGTTAAAAGCAACTGTAATGCAGTGATGGACTTTGGATCAGGTCTAGGACATTTAGTTAGGatactaaattataaatatgaccTAACCACTGTTGGTATTGAAATGCAGACAAAACTGTCTGAAGAAGCTAGGTCTGTATTATTGGTATGTATATgcttatatatcatttttaaaatacttaaaaaatgacAGCAAATAATAGGAAAAAATACTTCAATGTCATGTATATATCTTTTACAACtaattttctgtatataatTGATAAATACTTCTGTATtgcttattataataacaacattatataaaagtttgtatatttctttttttttcaaatagtgtttatactttttttatttacagaaaactTGATTTGGAATTAGAATACACTGCGAAGAAACATCTGACAGAGGAATGTATGTCCAAACTTCAGAGACCCACACATTGTAATGTCACATTGACTTCCTTAGACCAATTACAAGAAATCGAGTTACCTGATACTATTAATCACTATGGCTTAATTGGTCTGCATCCGTGTGGAGATTTAGGTCCGTTACTGATAAAACACTTTGTTAACAGTCATAAAGTGAAGTTTATATGTGTTGTTGGCTGTTGCTACATGAAGTTATCCTGCAATAACGACAATTGCGGGTATCCAATGAGTAAATATGTGAAACAATTAGACAACTCACTTACCTATGTCAGTAGAGAAATAGCTTGTCACGCTATAGAGTTATACACACAGAAGTTGTGCAAAGGAGATTATAAAGACTTGAAGGTAGAATtggttttgttatttgttattaaaattgttactatgtttgttttatttttctattgtttGTAGGTACATGCATACAGAGCTGCTTTAGAAAAATTATTAGTGGAGGTAGAtcctaaattaaaacatatgcCAATTAGAAGTGTGAAACACACCAATGATTTGTCATTTGAAaggtacttaaaatatttttttattaatgcttCATTGTTACCTTTTGTATAATATCAAACATTTCTTTTTGACCTTTTGATTTGAGATTAATAATAGCGTTGTGTTagtcttcaataaaaaaaaaaatagtaaatgcaaattaaagtcaaaataataatcatctatatacatatggatagggaatatatctgccaaccagcattggagcagcgtggcggattaagctgatccttctcctacatggggaaagaggcctatgcccagtagtgggatattacaggttgaagcgaaaTTACATATGTACTAAATCTCTTAAAACAAAAGGCAAATATATTCATAGTTTCAACTCTCAATATAGAGAGACTTAAGTCTGGtttctatattcaaaatatGTTTCGTTTTGCTAAACTAACTGTTCAATTTCGAACATAATACATTTGAAAGTGCTTCATAGCATATTACTGATAAATTACATAGTAATACatgaattacattaaaaataaatataatatttattacaaccaTTTAAATGGACTGTTTTGTCTAATAGCTATTGTGAAGCTGCTCAGCAGAAATTGCATGTAAATTCTTTACTGAGTAAAAGTGTGGAGCACGAGTTAAATCAGTGGAAGCGAGTAGTTGTGATGTACACGCTACGTCTTATGATGGCACCACTTGTTGAAACTGTCATATTACTCGACAGACTCTTGTTTATCTTAGAACATGGTAAGTATGGTTTTATGGAACTTCAATTTATTcacattgaatttttatttttaatattttttttttatatcattcaaCTTTTTGTTGTTAAATATCTCTTCTAGTAATACAATATGACGACTGACACGGTATGTATAATTCAAATGaacttttagatttttttgaagtgaaacttctttaggcgcatgagggtaaaatttgaGAGAAAGGCAATGTAGCAACATATGATGCGTTAGTACTTGGCACCGCGcgacgttggctttttgttttttttttattattttttttcaattagtttaccaaagaagtttcacttctgacatgtgtacttcgTAAGcacgcaaatattttttttaattaacttttataatttaatacaatatttgtcAGTGTAGTGGTGAGTACAACTCAGTAAGGCACTTGTAGTGATGGGATCGAGAAGGTTCATGTCCTACTGGGTGTCAATGAGTGTGTAgcgtatatatttaaataatatattcttatacaaacatttatatggtgGGATCTCGCCTAAGGGTTGAGAGTTTTATATTTTCCCTCGATGGTTAGGATGTTAAAATGTTTAGATtttctcaaaataaaaaataagaacaagaTAATTCATATAGACATTTAATAGAATAAAAGACATCAAAcacatttacataatatatattcacATTTAATGCAATTTATGTACAGATGTACAACAACGATTTACTCTAAGTTACATTCTACAACacaaagatacaaaaaaaaaacaaataataaattatctttggcacataataaaattattttagacaGTAACATGATTTAGTACTGCATCTTTGGTCCATTTACATCGCCaatgaaataaatacttaacACAAGTAAAGACATACATTTAGGGCTGGTTCTACCGTTTctggataaaatttatcctgcacataattTTTCTCCTCAATTATTAATCCACAATTTTTACATTCATGTTTGCGAgttgaaatatttcataaattagtGGGGTTTGATGATAAAAAGagtaatatatcataaacttaTCTATTGGATACTGTCATCCATCAAAGAGCGTTATTCCACAACAGGTGAAACAAGCCcttaaaaaaagattatcaGAAGTAGGTGCTGATTTAAAATGTCTCTTGTGCAACAAAATTGATGGtaattgtatgtatttaaatcGACACCTCCAAGAAATACTATAAAAACTCAATTTTAGGTATTGCCTCTTTTGAGGAAACCATTCAGAAATGTCTCAAAATTGTGTTTCTACTCCTACTATGAGCTTGTTAaacctataaattttattgaaattgctTTAGTAATATAGCAATTATCAACTTTTTTCTTTGGGAGCTTTCTTctatattttttcgataaatcaAGTTTGCGTATAATTCTTTAGAGGTGTCTAAAATGTCTGTATTTATAGTCAATACTTGAGAGTGCCCTCATATAaacacttttttctttttatttcttgtttacataattatttaacatttatttttcaggtACATTCTGTGCAATATATCCTGTGTTCGATCCGAAGATATCTCCCCGAAATCACATAATTGTTGGCATAAAACcttaacatacaattttaataaatattatacattaatttgtgtgtttatttccttattgaaaaaaaaaatattttagttgattaaatttaaattatttttatgaatattgtaaggatcgtagcaagtggaaaaaagtggtctctgcctacccttaggaaagaggcgtgattatatgtatgtatgtgtttagtTTATGCCAGTTATTTGTATTCAGTACGATTACGATATgctaattttaatgtaatggaAGTGATATTTTTAAGCAGGATGATTTAATTGCACTAAGCTTGAGAAATATGGGAAAAGTTGATTATAAAATGTACGATTCAGGATATACATAAACAGCTTAAAGTTTAGAGAAGgtctaaaaattgtttttcagaAATAAACAAAGAGAGAataggaatttaaaaaaataatttacagaaAGTAGATTTAAAACGACACAACACTAACGACGacacgtatattatttaaaacaaactgCGTTATTTCTCTTAATTCCATATAGTTTAACAAAAATTCGAGACGCCAAGAAAATGTTGAGGGCTTAACAAAAGTTCAAGTagattccaaaaaaaaaagtttagtattTTAGCCTAGCATCGCTGATTTGAGTGTTAACACGTTTTTGATAATGCGAATTACATTATCACAtcatgtcatgtcatgtcatCTTGTAAGATTACATGTGGCATCAGGCGGTGGGCGGCAGCATGGGCGCGGGCTCGTCCTCGGAGTCGTCGGAGTGCACGCGGGTGAAGCGACGTCGTTCCAACAGTCGGCGCAGTTTGAACTCGCTGTGACCGTACTCCCAGCGTCGACGTCCGACCGTTTTACGTCCTATTTATTACATTGATGAGACTTTTTCAGTGGTTTTAAGTTCGGTTAAACGAATGGTTTTTTTGTTTCCAATTTAGGAACATATTCCGAAAACTATCCGTTTTGCTTATAGCCTGCTCAATTTcgaaacctttttttatacaactaggtcggcaaaaacgCGTACAGCTTGCATGAttgtaagcgaataccgtagcagAAGCCTGCAATAAcagaaccatcgcaagcgcattgccgaactaaacccccccccccctccccaggagatctggccaccttactcgccacaagAACATAAcattctgtaaggttaaggtacttccccagtcggggaTTTTCTGCTGTGACCTATAATACCTCAGTTATGATAAATGATAGGGTCGTTTGAGTAATTTAGTTGCATATCGATAGCAGATCACATCcctataaaattagtaaatgtatttttttcgaGATTTCTTTAGCCTAATAAAGAATGTTGGAACCCACGTAGAAACTCTGGCAATTTCCATtctatctaaaaaaataattttattttatagggcTACAATTTCCTTgtggttaaaatatttaataataaatgaaaactcATTACTACCactaaaaaattcttttagttcGAATTATTAGAAATGACAAAAAGATTTAATCTTATTTTGAACTTTTTATCATgttatttttgcttttaatataaaattttcactttattttaatatgaataaactcATTTTTTATAGACTTTAGTAGCCTACTAGGTATTAACTAAAggtttttaaatcaaatcaatcaaataataataaaaaaaaatcaagcagagaaaaaaaaaacaaacttaaaaattaaagcacaattattacgtaaaaataaatttggaatgcaaacaataaaaacaagaaaagctgcgtaaataaatatatttcatacatttgTACTTACATCTTAACATaagcaaaaattatatttttactaaacagTCTTCCACAACACAAAAAAGACAACAAAAatacaatgtatttttaaaacaatttagttacaataaattaacattttattttgcaCATCGTATTGCTGCGTAATCTGCGTTAACGCTTTTTCTTATACCTACGCTCTAAGGCTGACCTTATGCCTTAGTAGATAAGGTTCTACAGCTTTAAGGCCGTTTGCGTAATATACTATGTATAATTGTgtgattaaatcaaaaaataaataaataaacttaataaaaacagttaaattcaaatagaaataaatatcagATCATTTGTAAGAGATCTAGTAAGGGTCCATCGCACTTCATTTTTCAACGCCATTAATTTCGTTTTTAGAcccataaatttaataatttcaaatatcacATATTTCTGCCACCACAAACAATAAATTGATATCATCTTTGTACGATAatgatacattattttgtatacatattctaTTCCTagacataatatttttgtaatttttcctCAGTACATGGAATgtaaatttcataattaataatacttaaatccttatttcaaaaatataaatattataaaaatattgtttgatttaGTTGTGACATTTGAatagtattttgtattaatacaatttttaaaatattatttaatatagttgtaattttaattaagttagtTATAAAGTAACATGCCATAAAAACTTCAGATCATATGGAGTGGTTTAGGTATGAGGTCGTCAGATGATGTATGTTAACATCAAATGACATATGTATGACACATTTATTTGGTATTGATAACTGAAGTGTGTCGATAATTGTATATTGGAAGTAGTTAacttacaaaatttcaaatggTCAAGTTGTGGTCAGTTGGTGTCATAATGTGTGTTTAAGGTCACAGTGCTTGTCTCGTTTTTTGATTGAGTATGGTTAGTTCAGTGTGATCTCAAAAAACTATAACAATGCCAAGTAAGAACttataatcttttattaatactttagtAGCAGGACAGACTAGCCACTTTGGATGGACATTTGGGTTAAAAAGCTATACACTCTAAGTCTAAATTATTAAGGATTTTGTGTCTTATCGGTAGTATTAATACGACATACAAAAACACACAATCCGGACGTGTTTGGCTTTCCGGGCAGCTAGAAACGCGAGAGGAGAGCTAGTATATTAACGGCTCGCGCGCATGCTAACCTGCTGTTTAAGGTTGTAGAGGTGTACTCCTTCATTTGAAGTCAACTTACTTAGGGGGATTAGGTACTTTAGTGAGACATGGAGTGGTTAACCAAGGCGTTGTCCTTAAACGTAAGTAAGTAACGCAAGTCTAGTTAGTAGTCAGTTATGTAGACGTGAGTGGAGTTGTGTGGACGTGTGTAAGGCAGCTTACTCCTTTATTTTAAGTCAACTAAGGGGTATAGGTAGTTTAGTGATAGGCGGAGCGGTCGGTCAAGCTATATGTAGGACTGACGACAGTAGTGGATAACGTAAGTTTCGACATGTGTGGACATGTCTAGACGTGTGTGGACGTGGCCTAGTACAGCAGTGGCTCGCGAGCCTCACctgcggcgcgcgcgcggcacagcgccagcagcagcgcggcggccgccagcgccccgcccgccgcgccgcccgccgccgcccACGACCCGCCCCACACCGCCCACGCGCCTCCGCGCATCTCTGCACATCACACATTGTACTTTGTAAACAATTTCTTTGTATATAACTATATCGGTGaactagcgtacggctcacctgctggtaagcgattaccgtagcttatacatgtctgcaacactagaagcgtcgcaagcgcgttgccgatcctactcGCGACCTGTCCCAGGACCTCTGGTCaatttactcaccacaggaatataaaactgcttgaaagcagagCTAAATAATTAGCTATGATcatttgtaaggtcgaggtacttccccagtcaggctagcctttgagcaggatatttcctgctgtgcgcAACCTTAGTAAAACAATTGTAGTTTCTTAACACACAATATTACAATAGTAGACGATTGTAGCTTTTAAAACACGATTGAATTTTTTCAAGTCCAGTTACTATGTTATGAAAACGTCTTACGAATCGTTTAATTtaaagcagcgtggtgtattcaGTTGCGATCtctctcctacatagagaaagaggcctatgaccagtaatgggatgttacaggctgaatcatgatCATGATAGCCATAGCTACTATATTGAATTACTGGAGACATACACCGttgtctaatttaaaaaaaagcaacaatACAAACCTACTTACCCACAACGGCGGTACTGGTAGCCGTCGTATACGTCGAGTTGGTTGGCGCGATACTAGCTACTGTCCGTGTATCTTCCGCTACGCTAGTTTTATCAGGCACGCTGCCGAAGCGAACCACGCGTGGCGGGTTCAACTCCGCTACGAAAACCGAGCTACCGTCTGCCGATATTGCGATGTCGTGTGGGTTGCTGAATCTGGAAaccgaaaaaatatttatacagaaCATTAAATTTTCAGATACTGTATGGTTAGTGTATATGTTTGgactggattttttttttatatctaaaacatacacacacggtcgtctgttcctaaagtaagcaacccACACGACATTTAGTCATCTtagacaaaatatatatatatatatatataaggaattaagattattaagatatatttagtTCCAACTcatctcctacacggagaaagacgcctatgccaagaagtgagatgttacaggccgaaataaggaaatataaactcgtcgtctgttcctaaagtaagcaacccACACGACACTTAGTCatcttacacaaaaaaaaaaggaattaagattattaagatattatatttagttcCAACTcatctcctacacggagaaagacgcctatgccaagaagtgagatgttacaggccgaaATGAGGAaatataaactcaaaaaaagtcttttatatataaaagagcgATTACGGTATTTCAAAGGTGGTAACTAGTGGGTACTacgttacccatagtagggaatatatccgccaacattagagcagcgcggtggattaagctctgatccttctcctacatggggaaagaggcctatgcccaggagtgggatattacaggctgaagcgtaaagtaATAGgtactatttatatgtatgtacccATCATCCGGTGCGAAGGTCTGTATGAGTTTTCCAGACGTATAGTCTATGACGTAGCCGCGGACCGGCACTCCTCCTTGCACTGTCGGACCGTTCACGATGTACAGTCGACCACCTGTCATAATACAATTGTTAAAACACTATTAACTTTTAAGGTACTCACAATTCTTAATAGTAAatcgaagagcatgtatgaagggaataatgaaagtggatgaagcaaAACAACATATTTGTTCGTACAACAAGGACAACAATCATCGTGTGTTAGTGTAATTGTGTTTATGTGacaaggatcgtagcaagtggaaaaaAGTGGTGGAagtatgtattgtatgtataattcttattataattGGATTTTCGGGCGTAGAATAAGACAGAGATAGTGATAGTTAGTGTATGAGACTGAGATGGCGGTATTACTGTGTTGCAGTTAGTCGGTGAAGAATGTGCGAGACAGAGATGGTGGCAGAGAATGTATTACGGCAAGTTTGCAGAGTATGTGAGATAGAGATAGCAATATttattggagtaaaacttctttacgcacgcttgatttggggagtaagctggtaaatgcgtgacgagagcgttacgaaaagtgtgatcgggtgaggcgaacgcgGCAAGAGAGAAgtgcgagcacatattttctttctctctctcatagtcagttacatttcgtatatctaagacagtgcaggcctactgctaaagaagttttactttagccgtgtggtctaaaagcacactcgtttttgtaGTACAGTAAGGAAATAAAAGTGGGACAGAGCGATAGTGGCTGTTTTATTATAAGAGAGACAAGGCAATGTGTGGGAGAGAGACGGCAATAGCGTACCGCGCTCCGGCGAGTAGGCGAGGCTGAAGACGCGCGGGCCGACGAGCCAGTGGCGGAAGGCGGCGCTGAAGGCGCCCGAGTCAGCGCGGAAGCACGCCACGCGGCCGTTctcgcggtcggcggcgcacaGCTCGCCGCGCGCCTCGGCCAGCGCCAGCGCGTGCGGCACGCGCAGCACGAACGGGCCGCCGCCGAGCCCTGCGCGCACACACGCTCAGACCACCGCCAGGCAGGGGGGGGAAACGGGCGACAAGTAGAGGGGGGGGGGTGCCCGAAATGCGCACACCACCACGCTCAAACCACCGCCAGGCAGGGCGGGGGGAAACGTGCGACAAGtagagggggggggggtgtcCGAAATACGGCTAGCTCTGCCGTATGCGTGAGAGAAAGGGAAGTCAGACAGACTGGCTCCGTAACGCGTTACGTAACTAAGCGGTTTATCGTCCCATAAGAAGTTATCACTTCTAAAAGGAacaaaactgaggtagggcacggcagtactttcccgctcaaaatatgaagcagcccgactgtagtcgtacctcgaccttacagaagaccatagctaaataatactgttttcaagcagtattgtgttactgttgctgagtaaggtgaccagagctcctgggggagattggggatagggtcgctAACGCGCTTGGcatgcttccggtgttgcaaCACCGTTCTGGTGTtttaggcg
Encoded here:
- the LOC123654474 gene encoding methyltransferase-like protein 25B, which encodes MSNHEETVKSALYMCLKVIKMYEWLLNLYVLDFFVDNHWAKLPTTWQQCFREMDPKDLGDIISGKTNKNVLPLSFLALLKAVSSLSIPRKGSYTSITNDNLKGTISHAKLNNLYLKHVKLKKRHEISLMSDFVYSTAVKSNCNAVMDFGSGLGHLVRILNYKYDLTTVGIEMQTKLSEEARKLDLELEYTAKKHLTEECMSKLQRPTHCNVTLTSLDQLQEIELPDTINHYGLIGLHPCGDLGPLLIKHFVNSHKVKFICVVGCCYMKLSCNNDNCGYPMSKYVKQLDNSLTYVSREIACHAIELYTQKLCKGDYKDLKVHAYRAALEKLLVEVDPKLKHMPIRSVKHTNDLSFESYCEAAQQKLHVNSLLSKSVEHELNQWKRVVVMYTLRLMMAPLVETVILLDRLLFILEHGTFCAIYPVFDPKISPRNHIIVGIKP
- the LOC123654480 gene encoding peptidyl-alpha-hydroxyglycine alpha-amidating lyase 1-like; this translates as MFINNIKSVKNVSEMFVVLLLYLNCIFARRFPEEEYAGYLDTQYAKTNAALEKLEHAPQWTPNWPDIAVKMGQVAGVALDPSGRLLAFHRATNVWDLNTFSERNVYQGIGDPPIAHPTILVFNETGNLIDSWGQNLFYMPHGITVDNKGNVWVTDVALHQVFKFTPENRTKPALVLGEKFIPGDDDEHFCKPSAVAVHSSGDFFVSDGYCNTRIIKFAADGTKILQWGKRLGGGPFVLRVPHALALAEARGELCAADRENGRVACFRADSGAFSAAFRHWLVGPRVFSLAYSPERGGRLYIVNGPTVQGGVPVRGYVIDYTSGKLIQTFAPDDGFSNPHDIAISADGSSVFVAELNPPRVVRFGSVPDKTSVAEDTRTVASIAPTNSTYTTATSTAVVEMRGGAWAVWGGSWAAAGGAAGRKTVGRRRWEYGHSEFKLRRLLERRRFTRVHSDDSEDEPAPMLPPTA